In a genomic window of Akkermansiaceae bacterium:
- a CDS encoding KTSC domain-containing protein, translating to MSNITTLTKVDSSMIYAIGYDEKNQILEAVFTRGGIWEYHNFPKEAYQSLIDSDSIGSHMRYAVLGCYDEVRVS from the coding sequence ATGAGTAACATCACCACATTAACGAAAGTTGATTCCAGTATGATATACGCTATCGGTTACGATGAGAAGAATCAGATATTAGAAGCTGTATTTACTAGAGGAGGCATATGGGAGTATCATAATTTTCCGAAAGAGGCTTACCAGAGCCTAATTGATTCTGATTCCATAGGGTCGCATATGAGATACGCTGTTCTCGGGTGTTATGACGAAGTGAGAGTTTCATGA